A window of the Euzebya pacifica genome harbors these coding sequences:
- the groES gene encoding co-chaperone GroES, with product MATATKVALQPLEDRVVVQANEAEQTTASGLVIPDTAKEKPQEGTVIAVGPGRIGDDNERVPMDVAEGDVVIYSKYGGTEIKLGGEEYIILSARDILAKIQK from the coding sequence ATGGCGACCGCCACCAAGGTTGCACTGCAGCCGCTGGAAGACCGTGTTGTTGTGCAGGCCAACGAGGCCGAGCAGACCACCGCCAGCGGACTGGTCATTCCCGACACCGCCAAGGAGAAGCCCCAGGAGGGCACCGTCATCGCTGTCGGCCCGGGCCGCATCGGCGACGACAACGAGCGGGTTCCGATGGACGTCGCCGAGGGCGACGTCGTCATCTACTCCAAGTACGGCGGGACCGAGATCAAGCTGGGCGGCGAGGAGTACATCATCCTCTCCGCTCGCGACATCCTCGCCAAGATCCAGAAGTAA
- the groL gene encoding chaperonin GroEL (60 kDa chaperone family; promotes refolding of misfolded polypeptides especially under stressful conditions; forms two stacked rings of heptamers to form a barrel-shaped 14mer; ends can be capped by GroES; misfolded proteins enter the barrel where they are refolded when GroES binds) — MAKQLKFHEDARRKLEAGVNQLADAVKVTLGPKGRNVVLEKKWGSPTITKDGVTVAREIELEDAYENMGAQLVKEVATKTNDVAGDGTTTATVLAQAMIKEGLRNVAAGANPTMLQRGMQSAVERVVEAIGTMARDIETQDEITNVASISANNDPSIGEVIAEAMDKVGKDGVITVEESQTFGLELDFVEGMQFDKGYISPYMVTDTDRMEAVLEDPYILIANQKIGSVQDLLPVLEKVMQGGKPLVIIAEDLEGEALATLVVNKIRGTFQSVAVKAPGFGDRRKAMLQDIAILTGGQVISEEVGLKLDGVTLDLLGRARKVTITKDNTTIVEGAGSQEDIDGRIKQIKGEIDNTDSDWDREKLQERLAKLSGGVAVVKVGAATEVELKEKKHRIEDALSATRAAVEEGIVGGGGTALLQAGNALDKLDLEGDYATGANIVKQALSAPLYWIAANAGLEGSVVVEKVRNLDAGQGLNALTGEYGDMIAFGVVDPAKVTRSALQNAASIAGIMLTTETLIADKPEPAAAAPAGGDHGHGMGGMDF; from the coding sequence ATGGCAAAGCAGCTCAAGTTTCACGAGGACGCCCGCCGCAAGCTCGAGGCTGGTGTCAACCAGCTCGCCGACGCGGTCAAGGTGACCCTCGGCCCCAAGGGACGCAACGTCGTCCTCGAGAAGAAGTGGGGCTCCCCGACCATCACCAAGGACGGCGTCACCGTCGCCCGCGAGATCGAGCTGGAGGACGCCTACGAGAACATGGGCGCCCAGCTGGTCAAGGAGGTCGCCACCAAGACCAACGACGTCGCTGGTGACGGCACCACGACCGCCACGGTCCTGGCCCAGGCCATGATCAAGGAAGGCCTTCGCAACGTCGCGGCCGGCGCCAACCCGACCATGCTGCAGCGCGGCATGCAATCGGCCGTCGAGCGCGTCGTCGAGGCCATCGGCACGATGGCCCGCGACATCGAGACCCAGGACGAGATCACCAACGTGGCCTCGATCTCGGCCAACAACGACCCCTCCATCGGCGAGGTCATCGCCGAGGCGATGGACAAGGTCGGCAAGGACGGCGTCATCACCGTCGAGGAGTCCCAGACCTTCGGCCTGGAGCTCGACTTCGTCGAGGGCATGCAGTTCGACAAGGGCTACATCTCCCCCTACATGGTGACCGACACCGACCGGATGGAGGCCGTCCTCGAGGACCCCTACATCCTGATCGCGAACCAGAAGATCGGTTCCGTGCAGGACCTCCTGCCGGTGCTCGAGAAGGTCATGCAGGGCGGCAAGCCGCTCGTCATCATCGCCGAGGACCTCGAGGGCGAAGCCCTCGCGACCCTGGTCGTCAACAAGATCCGCGGCACCTTCCAGTCCGTGGCCGTCAAGGCCCCCGGCTTCGGCGACCGTCGCAAGGCCATGCTGCAGGACATCGCCATCCTCACCGGTGGTCAGGTCATCAGCGAAGAGGTCGGCCTCAAGCTGGACGGCGTCACGCTGGACCTGCTGGGTCGTGCCCGCAAGGTCACCATCACCAAGGACAACACCACGATCGTTGAGGGCGCCGGGTCCCAGGAGGACATCGACGGCCGCATCAAGCAGATCAAGGGTGAGATCGACAACACCGACTCCGACTGGGACCGCGAGAAGCTCCAGGAGCGTCTGGCGAAGCTGTCCGGCGGCGTCGCTGTCGTGAAGGTCGGCGCGGCCACCGAGGTCGAGCTCAAGGAGAAGAAGCACCGCATCGAGGACGCCCTGTCCGCGACCCGCGCTGCTGTCGAAGAGGGCATCGTCGGCGGTGGTGGCACCGCGCTGCTGCAGGCCGGCAACGCCCTGGACAAGCTGGACCTCGAGGGCGACTACGCCACGGGTGCCAACATCGTCAAGCAGGCGCTGTCCGCGCCGCTGTACTGGATCGCCGCCAACGCGGGCCTCGAGGGCTCCGTTGTCGTGGAGAAGGTGCGCAACCTGGACGCTGGCCAGGGCCTCAACGCCCTGACCGGTGAGTACGGGGACATGATCGCCTTCGGCGTCGTCGACCCGGCCAAGGTCACCCGTTCTGCCCTGCAGAACGCTGCCTCGATCGCCGGCATCATGCTGACGACCGAGACCCTGATCGCCGACAAGCCCGAGCCCGCTGCTGCGGCTCCGGCCGGTGGCGACCACGGCCACGGCATGGGCGGCATGGACTTCTAG
- a CDS encoding DUF4916 domain-containing protein, giving the protein MSDADILSTQHRWLEDEELSWIRERVPTVYVEAVPVRTDHLGTVTKVGLLLRPRPDGTVSRAIVSGRVLYGETIRDSLWRHLTKDLGPDAEPLLPPNPSPFTVAEYFPDPSRTGFSDPRQHAVSLVYVVPVSGECSPSQDTLDFSWMSVEDATSPLVATEMTGGQDRLVRMAMAHVGVLP; this is encoded by the coding sequence GTGAGCGACGCCGACATCCTGTCCACCCAGCACCGTTGGCTGGAGGACGAGGAGCTGTCCTGGATCCGCGAGCGCGTGCCGACGGTGTACGTCGAAGCCGTTCCCGTGCGCACCGACCACCTCGGGACGGTGACGAAGGTGGGGCTGCTGCTGCGCCCCCGCCCCGACGGCACCGTGTCCCGGGCCATCGTGAGCGGTCGCGTGCTGTACGGCGAGACGATCCGCGACTCGTTGTGGCGTCACCTGACCAAGGACCTCGGACCGGACGCCGAACCGCTGCTGCCGCCCAACCCCTCCCCCTTCACGGTGGCGGAGTACTTCCCCGACCCGTCCCGCACCGGCTTCTCCGACCCCCGCCAGCACGCCGTCAGCCTGGTCTACGTCGTGCCCGTCAGCGGCGAGTGCTCCCCCAGCCAGGACACCCTCGACTTCTCGTGGATGAGCGTCGAGGACGCCACCTCCCCCCTCGTCGCCACCGAGATGACGGGCGGCCAGGACCGCCTCGTCCGCATGGCGATGGCCCACGTCGGCGTCCTCCCCTAG
- a CDS encoding PP2C family protein-serine/threonine phosphatase: MTSADATASTAARTPHTDPGVLPALIGLLRRVAEATTAGDVLAALVDTVVTTTDATGAAVLERNDTNGRVEVTAHYGVGLPDDQASLAALWASTGSELPMTWSGPAAVPPPLRGRAEWTAGLVMELGVEEPPSRVLLIAGGNVADGLGTYGDLAMAVTPALDALRQHQRMARTRNLLDRVTELAARLTRAGTVAGLLLALVEEVADLEVVTATVVWRLVADTDADRLVAEAEAGPGLSLLQHGMDDEVEQRIRGVLAHGTSRAGRAMLAAPAPLSDGRLLTLLPIGVQPRRVLGLLHDRLLDPEVHGVLSTLVGALGPALVNAGLATERRTLLGTFSRTLRPGRVPAATDIGVEHHPNTTAAESFGGDFFDWFEPDAHRVLLALGDVAGKGVPAAAAASMAVWSLRALGRQGTGPNVLARLLDTAVAEELGGERFVTLALLDIDTTTWRVRMVLAGHPAPLLLRHTTPPEELELHADRPLGVMPLGPAFTTHERQLEPGDALVLFTDGATEAQAPDGERLGRDRLRAAAQAAWAPGSVRASELAGALWSAVHAWSGGPPDDDCALIVLRRP; this comes from the coding sequence ATGACCTCTGCTGACGCCACGGCCTCGACCGCTGCCCGGACCCCCCACACCGACCCGGGGGTGCTGCCGGCACTCATCGGCCTGCTCCGACGGGTTGCCGAGGCCACGACCGCCGGCGACGTGCTGGCCGCGCTCGTCGACACGGTCGTGACCACGACCGACGCCACCGGTGCCGCGGTGCTGGAACGCAACGACACGAACGGACGAGTCGAGGTGACCGCCCACTACGGTGTGGGCCTCCCAGACGACCAGGCCTCCCTGGCCGCGCTCTGGGCCTCCACCGGCAGCGAGCTGCCGATGACCTGGTCCGGACCCGCGGCCGTGCCGCCGCCGCTGCGCGGACGGGCGGAGTGGACGGCGGGGCTGGTCATGGAGCTGGGTGTCGAGGAACCTCCCAGCCGCGTGCTGCTGATCGCCGGCGGCAACGTCGCCGACGGCCTGGGCACCTACGGCGACCTGGCGATGGCGGTGACGCCGGCCCTGGACGCCCTTCGCCAGCACCAGCGCATGGCACGCACACGGAACCTGCTGGATCGGGTGACGGAGCTCGCCGCACGCCTGACCCGTGCGGGGACCGTGGCCGGCCTGCTCCTCGCGCTGGTCGAGGAGGTGGCCGACCTCGAGGTCGTCACGGCCACGGTGGTGTGGCGCCTGGTGGCCGACACCGATGCCGACCGGCTCGTGGCCGAGGCCGAGGCAGGCCCGGGCCTGAGCCTGCTCCAGCACGGGATGGACGACGAGGTGGAGCAGCGCATCCGTGGCGTGCTGGCCCATGGCACGTCCCGGGCAGGGCGAGCGATGCTCGCGGCGCCCGCACCCCTGTCCGACGGTCGACTGCTGACCCTGCTGCCCATCGGGGTCCAACCCCGTCGCGTCCTCGGGCTGCTGCACGACCGCCTCCTGGACCCCGAGGTCCACGGTGTGCTGTCCACGCTCGTCGGTGCGCTCGGACCAGCGCTGGTCAACGCCGGCCTGGCGACCGAACGACGGACCCTGCTGGGGACGTTCAGCCGGACACTGCGCCCGGGCCGGGTCCCTGCCGCGACCGACATCGGGGTTGAGCACCACCCCAACACCACGGCGGCGGAATCCTTCGGCGGTGACTTCTTCGACTGGTTCGAGCCGGACGCGCACCGCGTGCTGCTGGCGCTCGGCGACGTTGCCGGCAAGGGCGTCCCGGCCGCGGCCGCCGCCAGCATGGCCGTGTGGTCGCTGCGGGCGCTGGGGCGGCAGGGGACCGGACCGAACGTGCTGGCACGGCTGCTGGACACCGCCGTCGCCGAGGAGCTCGGCGGCGAACGGTTCGTCACCCTCGCCCTGCTCGACATCGACACCACGACGTGGCGCGTGCGGATGGTGCTCGCCGGCCACCCGGCGCCGTTGCTACTGCGGCACACCACCCCGCCGGAGGAGCTGGAGCTGCATGCCGACCGTCCACTCGGCGTGATGCCGCTCGGCCCGGCGTTCACCACCCACGAACGGCAGCTCGAACCCGGGGACGCGCTGGTGCTGTTCACCGACGGGGCGACCGAGGCGCAGGCCCCCGACGGCGAACGGCTGGGACGGGACCGGCTGCGTGCGGCCGCGCAGGCGGCATGGGCGCCCGGGTCCGTCCGGGCAAGCGAGCTGGCGGGCGCGCTCTGGTCGGCGGTGCATGCTTGGTCTGGTGGGCCCCCCGACGACGACTGCGCGCTCATCGTCCTGCGCCGACCCTGA
- a CDS encoding DUF4012 domain-containing protein, translating to MNDPDDIEVVDLRQLVDTIPRQRELLPPSELNDRPRGAARHRARRPWLRALVGGLAVFGIGWAVLAVVSLVSLRADVPGTRDALLDARAVLNDGDVGSATDLFDVAAGDLQDIADRVSSPVVAPVRLIPHYRRTLDAVGDLGRAGGLAASAAAKVTSALAEGEGGLGALTPRDGRIPVQRIAELGPVLEAASADVVTALEMARAVPATGVDEAVAEGRAEFIDIMEPTAEQLALGVEITQVLPAVFGADEPRRYVVMASNPTEARGTGGFFGAYVVMDAVEGELSFGRVGETLDLPVPADGSVVEWVDPSLQERWEIYGGSTRIRSINMTPDFPSAATMIERYWAAVLGEEVDGVIAVDPYAFEAMLEVNGPIELPGLGEIASEDVVEFVSYSAYSLIGNPIERKRLIGNVAASTLQGFLDGPGDVTPSDVLDALGRMARRDSLLIHSARPAEQALLERTGLAGELDHGDGDMLAVILNSGSGSKIDYFLDRTVRYDVTMGDGGRVDTIIRAGFVNNAPASGELAYMIGPPDTPVDFVAGDNVGYVSVYGAPGTTFHEIPDIGYGDYETTESVELGYPVASTWMLIPSMRSRELIYSATTPEAWEQDGEDRVYRLRYVHQVTVRPTELQVQIRIPDGFEPVDLPEDVAVADGHVTIVEQPRSDLDLEVRFRPAGP from the coding sequence GTGAACGATCCCGATGACATCGAGGTCGTGGACCTGCGTCAGCTGGTCGACACGATCCCCCGCCAGCGCGAGCTCCTGCCTCCTTCGGAACTGAATGATCGCCCCCGCGGAGCGGCGCGCCATCGAGCTCGTCGCCCGTGGCTGCGCGCACTCGTCGGGGGCCTGGCCGTGTTCGGCATCGGCTGGGCGGTGCTGGCCGTCGTCTCGCTCGTGTCGCTGCGCGCGGACGTGCCCGGCACCCGGGACGCCCTGCTGGACGCGCGGGCCGTCCTCAACGACGGCGATGTCGGCTCGGCAACCGACCTGTTCGACGTCGCGGCAGGGGACCTCCAGGACATCGCCGACCGTGTGAGCTCCCCCGTGGTGGCCCCGGTCCGCCTGATTCCCCACTACCGCCGAACCCTCGACGCGGTCGGCGACCTCGGACGAGCCGGTGGACTGGCTGCCAGCGCCGCCGCGAAGGTGACCTCGGCGCTGGCCGAGGGCGAGGGTGGACTGGGGGCACTGACCCCGCGCGACGGCCGGATCCCCGTCCAGCGGATCGCCGAACTCGGACCGGTCCTGGAGGCAGCATCCGCCGATGTCGTGACGGCGCTGGAGATGGCGAGGGCGGTCCCGGCGACCGGGGTCGACGAGGCGGTGGCCGAGGGGCGTGCGGAGTTCATCGACATCATGGAACCGACGGCGGAGCAGCTGGCCCTCGGGGTCGAGATCACCCAGGTGCTGCCGGCGGTGTTCGGTGCCGACGAACCGCGGCGCTACGTGGTGATGGCCTCCAACCCCACCGAAGCACGTGGGACCGGCGGGTTCTTCGGCGCCTACGTCGTGATGGACGCCGTCGAGGGGGAGCTGTCGTTCGGCCGTGTGGGGGAGACCCTCGACCTGCCCGTGCCGGCTGATGGTTCCGTCGTGGAGTGGGTCGACCCCTCCTTGCAGGAGCGATGGGAGATCTACGGCGGGTCGACGCGCATCCGCAGCATCAACATGACGCCGGACTTCCCGTCCGCCGCGACGATGATCGAGCGGTACTGGGCAGCGGTCCTCGGCGAGGAGGTCGACGGTGTCATCGCCGTCGACCCCTACGCGTTCGAAGCGATGCTGGAGGTGAACGGACCGATCGAGCTGCCGGGGTTGGGGGAGATCGCTTCCGAGGACGTCGTGGAGTTCGTGAGCTACTCGGCGTACTCGCTGATCGGCAACCCCATCGAGCGCAAGCGACTGATCGGCAACGTTGCCGCATCGACGCTGCAGGGGTTCCTCGATGGCCCCGGTGACGTGACGCCGAGCGATGTCCTGGACGCCCTCGGCCGGATGGCCCGTCGGGACAGCCTGCTGATCCACTCCGCACGCCCCGCGGAGCAGGCCCTCCTGGAGCGGACGGGGCTGGCCGGCGAGCTGGACCACGGTGACGGGGACATGCTCGCCGTGATCCTGAACTCCGGCTCGGGCTCCAAGATCGACTACTTCCTCGACCGGACCGTGCGGTACGACGTGACGATGGGGGACGGGGGACGCGTCGACACCATCATCCGTGCGGGGTTCGTCAACAACGCCCCCGCCTCGGGTGAGCTGGCGTACATGATCGGGCCTCCCGACACCCCGGTGGACTTCGTGGCGGGGGACAACGTGGGGTACGTCTCGGTCTACGGCGCACCGGGGACGACGTTCCACGAGATTCCCGACATCGGGTACGGCGACTACGAGACCACCGAGTCCGTCGAGCTCGGGTATCCCGTGGCCTCCACCTGGATGCTGATCCCCTCGATGCGGTCCCGCGAGCTGATCTACTCCGCAACCACACCCGAGGCGTGGGAGCAGGACGGTGAGGACCGCGTCTACCGACTCCGGTACGTGCACCAGGTCACGGTGAGGCCCACCGAGCTCCAGGTGCAGATCAGGATTCCGGACGGGTTCGAGCCCGTGGACCTTCCCGAGGACGTCGCCGTGGCGGACGGACACGTCACCATCGTCGAGCAACCACGTTCCGACCTCGACCTCGAGGTGCGCTTCCGGCCAGCCGGTCCTTGA
- a CDS encoding polysaccharide biosynthesis tyrosine autokinase has translation MEEQLRRGPSLLESLWRYRVVVAGVTLFMGLLGYVVGLQEDVRYVAQGTLFLADPNLGDELQGIVSARISAEEYVPRQAARIQSRAVLQEAADLIDNRISVGELGSNFDIESSAETLEIVLVAEDETAEGAAELVNAVAEAYRTQKRAQEVQRAEDAVAELRAQQVRLEEERSGLQSSLEADSSNVALPFLIQSLDARILDISGRIDATLLAVRLRGDGVEDFQDAIPPDFPSRPRPRLTALSFAFLGGVASAMWAYWYAFKSQRVTSRTDPEIVLGVPPLGEIPLYRMTSEDQLTGLLRVDPSAAEAYEFVLSSIEFALADLDGKSLLITSTLPGDGKTTTTLQLAIAASRDRRRVVLVDADIRARGLTRVLGADDRVGLSDLAAMDMEPNEVLRRYKFSEQSQIPVVTAGQRRGDPAALLRTHAFRKGMERIVDSAELLIVDSSPLLAVADATIVAGSVDGIVIVVSHGTPFSELQKVKERLKFVSTPLLGYVFNRSDSSTAGAYGYGYGVAEDDDGQRRLLPGSRRRNGGNEGTRGSHRDADRDADRDADPDGEGA, from the coding sequence GTGGAAGAACAGCTGCGCCGTGGTCCAAGCCTGCTCGAGTCCCTGTGGCGGTATCGCGTCGTGGTGGCAGGAGTCACGTTGTTCATGGGCCTTCTCGGCTACGTGGTCGGGCTCCAGGAGGACGTCCGCTACGTGGCGCAGGGCACGCTCTTCCTGGCGGATCCCAACCTCGGTGACGAGCTCCAGGGCATCGTCAGCGCGCGAATCTCCGCCGAGGAGTACGTGCCCCGCCAGGCCGCCCGGATCCAGTCACGAGCGGTCCTGCAGGAGGCCGCCGACCTGATCGACAACCGGATCTCCGTCGGCGAGCTGGGCAGCAACTTCGACATCGAGTCGTCGGCGGAGACGCTCGAGATCGTGCTCGTCGCCGAGGACGAGACGGCGGAGGGGGCCGCGGAGCTCGTCAACGCCGTGGCAGAGGCCTACCGCACGCAGAAGCGTGCCCAGGAGGTCCAGCGGGCCGAGGACGCCGTCGCCGAGCTCCGGGCGCAGCAGGTCCGCCTCGAGGAGGAACGCAGCGGGCTCCAGTCGAGCCTGGAGGCCGACTCCTCCAACGTGGCGCTTCCCTTCCTGATCCAGTCCCTCGACGCGCGCATCCTGGACATCAGCGGGCGCATCGACGCCACACTGCTGGCGGTGCGCCTGCGCGGCGATGGCGTGGAGGACTTCCAGGACGCCATCCCGCCGGACTTCCCGTCGCGTCCGCGCCCCCGCCTGACCGCCCTCAGCTTCGCGTTCCTCGGCGGGGTCGCGTCCGCCATGTGGGCCTACTGGTACGCCTTCAAGTCGCAGCGGGTCACCAGCCGGACCGACCCGGAAATCGTGCTGGGCGTGCCGCCGCTCGGTGAGATCCCCCTGTACCGGATGACCAGCGAGGACCAGCTGACGGGCTTGCTGCGAGTCGACCCGTCCGCAGCGGAGGCGTACGAGTTCGTCCTCTCCTCCATCGAGTTCGCCCTCGCCGACCTCGACGGCAAGAGCCTGCTGATCACCTCGACCCTGCCGGGAGACGGCAAGACGACCACCACGTTGCAGCTGGCCATCGCCGCATCGCGTGACCGACGTCGGGTGGTGCTGGTCGACGCCGACATCCGGGCCCGTGGCCTCACCCGAGTGCTCGGCGCGGACGACCGTGTGGGGCTGTCGGACCTCGCCGCGATGGACATGGAGCCCAACGAGGTGCTTCGTCGGTACAAGTTCTCCGAGCAGTCCCAGATCCCGGTCGTCACCGCCGGGCAGCGCCGCGGTGACCCTGCGGCCTTGCTGCGCACCCATGCGTTCCGCAAGGGGATGGAACGCATCGTGGATTCCGCGGAGCTGCTGATCGTCGACTCCTCGCCTCTGCTCGCGGTGGCGGATGCGACCATCGTGGCGGGGTCCGTGGACGGCATCGTCATCGTGGTGTCCCACGGCACCCCCTTCAGCGAGCTGCAGAAGGTCAAGGAACGCCTCAAGTTCGTGTCCACGCCGCTGCTCGGGTACGTCTTCAACCGCTCCGACTCCTCCACGGCAGGCGCCTACGGCTACGGCTACGGCGTGGCCGAGGACGACGACGGACAGCGGCGGCTGCTGCCGGGGTCGCGCCGACGCAACGGCGGCAACGAGGGGACCCGTGGCTCGCACCGGGACGCCGACCGAGACGCCGACCGGGACGCCGACCCCGACGGCGAAGGCGCCTGA
- a CDS encoding UDP-glucose dehydrogenase family protein produces the protein MNVAVIGVGHVGLVTAATMAKIGHNVIGFDIDESKIESLRTGVVPFHEPGLQELFVEGMEAGRIRVTTEAAEALGDVDVVFICVGTPRKEDGSPNLSYVQAAAAMVSTHATRPTVVVEKSTVPVQTGERIRQALTLQAQSRGEALAHDVVSNPEFLKEGTAVEDTLYPDRIVVGADSPAAHGVMRRLYEPQLANHDCPYVATDVKTAELIKHASNAFLATKISFINAVARICEATGADVQTVADAMGHDVRIGRHFLNAGLGYGGSCFPKDVEAFIHIAADIGYDFGMLRETERINREAKRWPIGQLRRLLWNIGDKTIAVLGVSFKPHTDDIRDAPALEVIDALVAEGSTVRVHDPVALPHVAERWGRSVVLCETAEDAVRGAHAVVTCTEWPEYGKISPAQLADWLEFPVVVDARKVWDVDELTAQGLNVASVGRQ, from the coding sequence GTGAACGTCGCCGTCATCGGGGTGGGCCACGTCGGCCTGGTCACCGCAGCAACCATGGCCAAGATCGGCCACAACGTCATCGGTTTCGACATCGACGAGTCGAAGATCGAGAGCCTCCGGACCGGGGTGGTGCCCTTCCACGAGCCCGGCCTCCAGGAGCTCTTCGTCGAGGGGATGGAAGCCGGGCGCATCCGCGTGACCACGGAGGCCGCCGAGGCGCTCGGTGACGTCGACGTCGTCTTCATCTGCGTGGGCACCCCGCGCAAGGAGGACGGTTCGCCGAACCTCAGCTACGTCCAGGCCGCGGCAGCGATGGTGTCGACCCACGCCACGCGTCCGACGGTCGTGGTGGAGAAGTCGACGGTGCCGGTCCAGACCGGCGAGCGCATCCGCCAGGCGCTGACGCTGCAGGCCCAGAGTCGCGGGGAGGCGCTCGCCCACGACGTCGTCTCCAACCCGGAGTTCCTCAAGGAGGGGACTGCGGTGGAGGACACGCTGTACCCCGATCGCATCGTGGTCGGTGCCGACAGCCCTGCGGCGCACGGCGTCATGCGTCGCCTCTACGAGCCCCAGCTGGCCAACCACGACTGCCCCTACGTGGCGACCGACGTGAAGACCGCCGAGCTGATCAAGCACGCATCCAACGCGTTCCTCGCGACGAAGATCAGCTTCATCAACGCCGTGGCTCGCATCTGTGAGGCCACCGGGGCGGACGTGCAGACCGTGGCGGACGCCATGGGTCACGACGTGCGGATCGGCCGCCACTTCCTCAACGCCGGCCTCGGCTACGGCGGCTCGTGCTTCCCCAAGGACGTGGAGGCGTTCATCCACATCGCCGCCGACATCGGGTACGACTTCGGGATGCTCCGTGAGACCGAGCGGATCAACCGCGAGGCCAAGCGGTGGCCCATCGGCCAGCTGCGCAGGCTGCTCTGGAACATCGGTGACAAGACGATCGCCGTGCTCGGCGTGTCCTTCAAGCCGCACACCGACGACATCCGGGACGCACCCGCCCTCGAGGTGATCGATGCGCTGGTCGCCGAGGGATCGACCGTCCGCGTCCACGACCCCGTGGCCCTGCCACACGTGGCCGAGCGGTGGGGTCGTTCGGTCGTCCTCTGCGAGACCGCCGAGGATGCCGTGCGCGGTGCCCACGCGGTCGTCACCTGCACCGAGTGGCCCGAGTACGGCAAGATCAGCCCGGCGCAGCTCGCCGACTGGTTGGAGTTCCCCGTCGTCGTCGACGCGCGCAAGGTGTGGGACGTCGACGAGCTCACCGCCCAGGGACTGAACGTTGCATCGGTCGGACGCCAGTAG
- a CDS encoding sugar transferase has translation MERKPARSGAVDTLRGDHSATGTVIDLREFGDPLDGPLPGGIEVAGGRYIRRVKPVIDWLLALVALILVLPVMVLVATVVFVSLGRPIVLRQERVGRGGQLFTVFKFRTMHPDRRRRPGMFDGSDRRRTHKHPEDPRLTPSGRLLRKLSLDELPQLFNVLRGDMSLVGPRPELPHIVDAYYEPWQHRRHAVKPGITGLWQISERGNGMMHEHVDVDLDYVDQVGLGTDLWIMARTLPAALSSRQGY, from the coding sequence GTGGAACGCAAGCCAGCCCGAAGCGGCGCAGTCGACACCTTGCGCGGGGACCACTCCGCAACCGGCACGGTCATCGACCTGCGCGAGTTCGGCGACCCCCTGGACGGACCACTCCCCGGTGGCATCGAGGTCGCCGGTGGTCGCTACATACGCCGCGTCAAGCCCGTCATCGACTGGCTCCTGGCGTTGGTTGCGCTGATCCTGGTCCTGCCGGTGATGGTGCTCGTGGCCACCGTCGTGTTCGTGAGCCTGGGCCGTCCGATCGTCCTGCGTCAGGAGCGCGTGGGCCGAGGCGGCCAGCTGTTCACGGTCTTCAAGTTCCGCACGATGCATCCGGACCGGCGGCGTCGTCCCGGGATGTTCGACGGTTCCGACCGGCGCAGGACGCACAAGCACCCGGAGGACCCGCGCCTCACCCCATCGGGACGGCTCCTGCGCAAGCTCTCGCTCGACGAGCTGCCCCAGCTGTTCAACGTCCTGCGGGGTGACATGAGCCTCGTGGGCCCCCGGCCGGAGCTGCCGCACATCGTCGACGCGTACTACGAGCCCTGGCAGCATCGCCGACACGCCGTCAAGCCGGGCATCACCGGCTTGTGGCAGATCTCCGAGCGCGGCAACGGCATGATGCACGAGCACGTCGACGTCGACCTCGACTACGTGGACCAGGTGGGGCTGGGCACCGACCTCTGGATCATGGCCCGGACGCTGCCGGCCGCGCTGTCCTCTCGGCAGGGATACTGA